The Aliarcobacter cryaerophilus ATCC 43158 genome includes a region encoding these proteins:
- a CDS encoding ATP-grasp domain-containing protein: MNKIHINIVLIADRVNNHDDATITSKTLEMVEDEYFNDIYNTLSSLTTKKIYHYINPKIFLENIHKHKNDIVLSIWSGVSSRNRKALIPSICEAYNIKYVGADTYTQIICQDKEMSKQICKKYGIKTANYQLIKDKDNLNLLNFLKYPIVIKPNFEGGSIGISQKNLVYNFNDAEKMTLFLLETFNQPILAEEFIDGEEISILIIGKKQKIDMIEATVLYDTTNTLNLTKILYDFELKKNTTIISEKIITNELNKEILVNAINLFNSLDKVDIMRIDGRLHNNDFYCIELSPDAYLGKDTTFALAYQHNSKTYSDMLFTLLNNSIESD; the protein is encoded by the coding sequence ATGAATAAAATTCATATAAATATAGTATTAATTGCAGATAGAGTTAATAATCACGATGATGCAACAATAACATCAAAAACATTAGAAATGGTAGAAGATGAATATTTTAATGATATTTATAATACTCTTTCTTCTTTAACTACTAAAAAAATCTATCATTATATTAATCCAAAAATATTTTTAGAAAATATTCACAAACACAAAAATGATATTGTATTATCAATATGGTCTGGAGTATCATCTCGAAATAGAAAAGCATTAATTCCATCTATTTGCGAGGCATATAATATCAAATATGTTGGAGCAGATACTTATACCCAAATAATATGTCAAGATAAAGAAATGTCAAAGCAAATTTGTAAAAAATATGGGATTAAAACAGCAAATTATCAATTAATTAAAGATAAAGATAATTTGAATTTATTAAATTTCTTAAAATATCCCATTGTAATAAAACCAAATTTTGAGGGTGGTTCAATTGGAATTTCACAAAAAAATCTCGTATATAATTTTAATGATGCAGAAAAAATGACTTTATTTTTACTTGAAACTTTTAATCAACCTATATTAGCTGAAGAATTCATAGATGGTGAAGAAATTAGTATATTGATAATTGGTAAAAAACAGAAAATAGATATGATAGAAGCTACTGTTTTGTATGATACGACAAATACATTAAATTTAACAAAAATATTATACGATTTTGAATTGAAAAAAAATACTACAATTATTTCAGAAAAAATTATTACAAATGAATTAAATAAAGAAATTCTTGTCAATGCTATAAATTTATTTAATTCTTTAGATAAAGTTGATATCATGAGAATAGATGGAAGATTACATAATAATGATTTTTATTGTATTGAATTAAGTCCTGATGCATATCTTGGGAAAGATACAACATTTGCTTTAGCATATCAACATAATAGTAAAACTTATAGTGATATGCTTTTTACTTTACTAAATAATTCTATTGAATCTGACTAA
- a CDS encoding tetratricopeptide repeat protein: protein MKDKVFINRKKDLNEFKTLLNITEDSKNSIIILHANSGFGKSSFTNKLLEDTKDYIAIKISLPSSSYSSEEFIKQIAIQMDFLSDENNKLLSMEAFIKNEMSKGSENHYNSKLLDTLLNTPGLKIFKSLKLIIDKNLANGIYSTNSILSNPNDSMIYISEYIEKNLSLNKIFLVIENIQCIDKVSLNLLSKIIQNTYENKIILEYTDDSKNKNFEIYDIENTFNKKNSDVKKKELKELSLKELIEHFIDKNREKEYDAFVKKLYVGYDGNLRRFEDLIAYYNDTDKNIDYNKNPTISRVQQLSKTLQFIICLIVAHRSNININVLRYLYEFEQTIQNEIFDLDIELSKIEDDFILFNNNQVLIKHDYIKDEILNNEYFNRYLIIGYQMWSDYYYNLYINKNFTNITIQDLSNNLFYFFYKSDSKKVFTIFDDIKKIAINSIYPDDATLYLEKIRNNITDNNSFEYRLVNYALFDIYYYLGIFEKCYEIISNIKEETLKKEIYYIATLDRLDRHLESIDKIDKILDKNPNLDYLLVLNILKMTSLRSLNKIEEAEKIFFTCLKNDNFKELYEYGFLLRNSEIFLSYEKSIIYLNESVEFFEKRCIPIYEGHSRVSLAMNYARIGKLDKALEEINIAEKLLSNETIEKFIYLVDKSIILLYINFEENINIAINLLKKALRFSTTNFDKIAIYNNLLICYAYLKEENNAFEIIDILNNLISAQPDVVAHRITYFNISYLYKQLNNEDYYKKYLEKAKEIKSIDDIDFWNVKLLNTSITDDQYKFLLKFDFDLFYLSYWHFDISQIQ, encoded by the coding sequence ATGAAAGATAAAGTATTTATAAATAGAAAAAAAGACTTAAATGAATTTAAAACATTATTAAATATAACAGAAGACAGTAAAAATAGTATTATTATTTTACATGCAAATAGTGGTTTTGGTAAAAGTTCGTTTACAAACAAATTACTTGAAGATACTAAAGATTATATAGCTATTAAAATTTCTTTACCTTCTTCATCATATTCAAGTGAAGAATTCATTAAACAAATTGCTATTCAAATGGATTTCTTATCTGATGAAAACAATAAGTTATTATCAATGGAAGCTTTTATAAAAAATGAGATGTCAAAAGGAAGTGAAAATCATTACAATTCTAAATTATTAGATACGTTACTGAATACTCCTGGACTAAAAATATTTAAATCACTAAAGCTTATCATTGATAAAAATTTAGCGAATGGAATATATAGTACCAATAGTATTTTATCAAATCCAAATGACTCAATGATATATATTTCAGAGTATATTGAAAAAAATCTTTCATTAAATAAAATATTTTTAGTAATTGAAAATATCCAATGTATAGATAAAGTATCATTAAATCTTTTATCAAAAATTATTCAGAATACTTATGAAAATAAAATTATTTTAGAATATACAGATGATTCAAAGAATAAAAATTTTGAAATTTATGATATTGAAAATACATTTAATAAAAAAAATTCAGATGTAAAGAAAAAAGAATTAAAAGAGTTATCTCTTAAAGAACTTATTGAACATTTTATCGATAAAAATAGAGAAAAAGAATATGATGCCTTTGTTAAAAAACTTTATGTTGGATACGATGGAAATTTGAGAAGATTTGAAGATTTAATAGCATATTATAATGATACTGATAAAAATATTGACTACAATAAAAATCCAACTATTTCAAGAGTTCAACAATTATCCAAAACTTTACAATTTATTATATGTTTAATAGTTGCTCATAGGTCTAATATCAATATTAATGTATTAAGATATTTATATGAATTTGAGCAAACAATACAAAATGAAATATTTGATTTAGATATAGAATTATCTAAAATTGAAGATGATTTTATTTTGTTTAATAATAATCAAGTTTTAATAAAACATGATTATATAAAAGATGAAATATTAAATAATGAATATTTTAATAGATACTTAATTATAGGCTATCAAATGTGGTCTGATTATTACTATAATTTATATATAAATAAAAATTTTACAAATATAACAATTCAAGATTTAAGTAATAACTTATTTTATTTCTTTTATAAATCTGATTCTAAAAAAGTTTTTACAATATTTGATGACATAAAAAAGATAGCAATAAATTCTATTTATCCTGACGATGCAACATTGTACCTAGAGAAAATAAGAAATAATATAACAGATAATAATTCTTTTGAATATAGATTAGTTAATTATGCTTTATTTGATATTTATTATTATTTAGGAATTTTTGAAAAATGCTATGAAATAATATCTAATATAAAAGAAGAAACTCTAAAAAAAGAAATTTATTATATAGCTACATTAGATCGATTAGATAGGCATTTAGAATCAATAGACAAAATAGACAAAATATTAGATAAAAATCCCAATTTAGATTACTTACTTGTATTAAATATTTTAAAAATGACTTCATTAAGATCCTTAAATAAGATTGAAGAAGCTGAAAAAATATTTTTCACATGTTTAAAAAATGATAATTTTAAAGAATTGTATGAATATGGTTTTTTATTAAGAAATTCTGAGATATTTCTTTCTTATGAGAAAAGTATAATTTATTTAAATGAAAGTGTAGAATTTTTTGAAAAAAGATGTATTCCCATTTATGAAGGTCATTCAAGGGTTTCTCTTGCAATGAATTATGCAAGAATTGGAAAATTAGATAAAGCTCTTGAAGAAATAAATATAGCAGAAAAATTACTTAGTAATGAGACCATAGAAAAATTCATATATTTAGTAGATAAATCAATAATTTTATTATATATTAATTTTGAAGAAAATATTAATATTGCAATTAATTTATTGAAAAAAGCTTTGCGATTTTCTACTACAAATTTTGATAAAATTGCAATTTATAATAATCTATTAATTTGTTATGCATATTTAAAAGAAGAAAATAATGCTTTTGAAATTATTGATATATTAAATAATTTAATTTCTGCACAACCTGATGTTGTTGCACATAGGATAACTTATTTTAATATTTCTTATTTATATAAACAATTAAATAATGAAGACTACTACAAAAAATATTTAGAAAAAGCTAAAGAAATCAAAAGTATAGATGATATAGATTTTTGGAATGTAAAACTTTTAAATACAAGTATTACTGATGACCAATATAAATTTTTATTGAAATTTGATTTTGATTTATTTTATTTATCTTATTGGCATTTTGATATTAGTCAGATTCAATAG
- a CDS encoding tyrosine-type recombinase/integrase → MKLEEVIKDFKFHCKFERNLSNKTMEAYSVDLNQFEQFKNYKSIDISEFDKYKLKEYVQSLYELELKVKTIKRKVSVLKAFFNYLEFDEIILVNPFRKMRISIKEPTTIPKTIELKEIVKILKFLYKIKESFNDKDIYSYKIIVRNISVIEILFSTGIRVSELCNIKLNDINLQSGIIKIKGKGDKERIIQICDNEVRKVLKEYFELFSEQIKKTRYFLINRLNKKISEQSIRLMIKKYQKISGIGKNITPHMFRHSFATLLLEEGVDVRYIQHMLGHSSISTTQIYTKVNMKQQKKILNSKHPRKSFNFLDE, encoded by the coding sequence ATGAAACTAGAAGAAGTAATAAAAGATTTTAAATTTCATTGCAAATTTGAAAGAAATTTAAGTAACAAAACAATGGAAGCTTATAGTGTTGATTTAAATCAGTTTGAACAATTTAAAAATTATAAAAGTATAGATATAAGTGAATTTGATAAATACAAATTAAAAGAGTATGTACAAAGTTTATATGAATTAGAACTCAAGGTGAAAACAATAAAAAGAAAAGTTTCAGTATTAAAAGCATTTTTTAATTATTTGGAATTTGATGAAATAATTTTAGTAAATCCATTTAGAAAAATGAGAATTTCAATTAAAGAACCAACTACTATTCCAAAAACAATTGAACTTAAAGAGATAGTAAAAATTTTAAAATTTTTATATAAAATTAAAGAATCTTTTAATGATAAGGACATTTATTCATATAAAATAATAGTAAGAAATATTTCAGTTATTGAGATTTTATTTAGTACGGGTATAAGGGTATCTGAATTATGTAATATTAAGCTAAATGATATAAATTTACAATCTGGCATTATCAAAATAAAAGGTAAAGGTGATAAGGAAAGAATAATTCAAATTTGTGATAATGAAGTAAGAAAAGTTTTAAAAGAGTATTTTGAATTGTTTAGCGAACAAATAAAAAAAACTAGGTATTTTTTAATTAATAGACTTAATAAAAAAATATCAGAACAATCTATAAGATTAATGATAAAAAAATATCAAAAAATATCAGGTATTGGTAAAAATATAACTCCACACATGTTTAGGCATAGTTTTGCAACATTACTTTTGGAAGAGGGTGTAGATGTAAGATATATACAACATATGCTAGGACATTCTTCAATATCTACAACTCAAATTTATACTAAAGTAAATATGAAACAACAAAAGAAAATATTAAATAGTAAACACCCTAGAAAAAGTTTTAATTTTTTAGATGAATAA
- a CDS encoding type IV pilus modification PilV family protein — protein MKKAFSLMEIIISIVILSFVMISLIQIKMNNIFLVSKVNENSSLEEYALLSIDFNDNILDKNESIFLSDKYNFQNDDIKISLKEIEINIKDEKKESKNISSEFNVNIKSDLFYRKFEFKNSNLNKKIYQMNLYF, from the coding sequence GTGAAGAAAGCATTTTCTTTGATGGAGATTATTATTTCAATAGTAATTCTTAGTTTTGTAATGATAAGTTTGATACAGATAAAAATGAATAATATTTTTCTAGTATCAAAAGTAAATGAAAATAGCTCTTTAGAAGAGTATGCCTTACTGTCTATAGATTTTAATGATAATATTTTAGATAAAAATGAATCTATTTTTTTGTCAGATAAATATAATTTTCAGAATGATGATATAAAAATATCATTAAAAGAGATAGAAATAAATATAAAAGATGAGAAAAAAGAGTCCAAAAATATAAGTTCAGAGTTTAATGTTAACATAAAATCAGACTTATTTTATAGAAAGTTTGAGTTTAAAAATAGTAATTTAAATAAAAAAATTTATCAAATGAATTTATACTTCTAA
- a CDS encoding GspE/PulE family protein: MNIEEIHNLDLVAFDEEENYLMALKNYVLYTKIDEKTVIALSKNYMSLSFDYLSKIKTNLEIIFLDESSFEKLYNRFLEIKTDKEMSAIQQEQEDATLSDEDFSVTDFLKVGSDILTSEESAPIIKFVNSLFYQAIKKESSDIHIEMHEYNAEVKYRIDGVLVKHIEIDKNIMSLVISRIKVISNLDISEKRLPQDGRTQIRIAGRTLDIRVSILPTFYGERVVMRILMQSEDIKSINELGFHKSIIDKLENILQNSYGMVLVTGPTGSGKSTTLHSLLHQIESEEKNIITVEDPVEYKSNKFSQIQVNNKVGLTFASGLRSILRQDPDIIMVGEIRDKETASIAVQSALTGHLLFSTLHTNRAPAAITRLIDMGVEKFLISSSLLAVLAQRLVRKLCPDCKCEDNSEYSYSLFNIDKSKTIYKANGCKFCNFTGYKGRIAIGELFIIDDHIKELLKGEVDDNTLMKLALSNGMISLDKQLKTMLENTQTSIDEAIRIGIKE, from the coding sequence ATGAATATAGAGGAAATACATAATTTAGATTTAGTAGCCTTTGATGAAGAGGAAAACTATCTTATGGCATTGAAAAATTATGTTTTATACACAAAAATTGATGAAAAAACTGTAATTGCTTTATCTAAAAATTATATGAGTTTATCTTTTGATTATTTATCAAAAATAAAAACTAATCTGGAGATAATATTTTTAGATGAATCTTCTTTTGAAAAACTTTATAACAGGTTTCTAGAAATAAAAACAGATAAAGAAATGAGTGCTATTCAGCAAGAACAGGAAGATGCAACATTAAGTGATGAAGATTTTTCGGTTACAGATTTTTTAAAAGTGGGAAGTGATATTTTAACATCAGAAGAATCTGCTCCAATTATAAAATTTGTAAATTCTCTATTCTATCAAGCAATAAAAAAGGAGTCTTCAGATATACACATTGAAATGCATGAATATAATGCAGAAGTTAAATATAGAATAGATGGAGTTTTAGTAAAGCATATTGAAATTGATAAAAATATTATGTCTTTAGTGATTTCTAGAATTAAAGTTATTTCAAATCTTGATATCAGTGAAAAGAGGCTTCCTCAAGATGGAAGAACTCAAATAAGAATTGCTGGAAGAACTCTTGATATTAGGGTTTCTATTCTTCCTACCTTTTATGGAGAGAGAGTTGTAATGAGGATATTGATGCAAAGTGAAGATATAAAAAGTATTAATGAGTTAGGATTTCATAAATCCATTATTGATAAATTGGAAAATATATTACAAAATTCTTATGGAATGGTATTAGTAACAGGTCCAACAGGAAGTGGAAAATCTACAACTTTGCACTCTTTATTACATCAAATAGAGAGTGAGGAAAAAAATATAATTACAGTTGAAGATCCAGTTGAGTATAAATCAAATAAATTTTCACAAATACAAGTAAATAATAAAGTTGGGCTTACTTTTGCAAGTGGATTAAGATCAATTTTAAGACAAGATCCAGATATAATAATGGTTGGAGAAATAAGAGATAAAGAGACAGCGTCTATAGCAGTTCAATCTGCACTAACTGGCCATTTACTTTTTTCAACGTTACATACAAATAGAGCTCCAGCTGCAATTACAAGACTTATTGATATGGGTGTAGAGAAGTTTTTAATATCATCATCTTTACTTGCCGTTTTGGCTCAAAGATTAGTACGAAAACTTTGTCCTGACTGCAAATGCGAAGATAACTCTGAATATTCTTATAGTCTTTTTAATATAGATAAAAGCAAAACTATTTATAAGGCTAATGGTTGTAAATTTTGTAATTTTACTGGATATAAAGGGCGGATTGCTATTGGTGAACTATTTATAATTGATGATCATATAAAAGAACTATTAAAAGGTGAAGTTGATGATAATACATTAATGAAACTAGCATTATCAAATGGAATGATAAGCTTAGATAAACAGTTAAAAACAATGTTAGAAAATACTCAAACTTCTATTGATGAGGCTATTAGAATAGGAATAAAAGAGTGA
- a CDS encoding secretin N-terminal domain-containing protein encodes MRLINGFILLCILFISLNAQQTDELMDIKFKDLKVMELIKTVSKILNKNILITEDIQGNVDFVSNKQIKKSDLIKILGYVLESKGYSLVQNDDILRIVKLNDSSNSNIPVVNNNLEDELHWMVTEVFTVKGTDVDYIASKIRHLISKNAKMVTNKDSNVLAITDFKDNIDTLKSVVNIMTSGAYKDTVIVDLKNIEVSEAKKSLDEIAKSKFNDKVETQKVSIIENKNNNSLVIIGEKGNINYLAKYITNVDNATSLIKREVKVFSLKNVEASNIIKILEGIVEKKAYPDPNKKPLISVDEETNAIVVMSPADELEYIKTLISELDKEKAQVYVQARIIEVNDEMVNKIGIQYGILGGTAGSDGLAAISTNLNGGSNAVNEAVKTLGIDVAGMNIKSGLALGASLNLLKQNGALDIVSEPSILAVNNKESSIYVGEKISIQTSSSVTDGGTERTNYQREDVGLTLKVKPRISSDTKVTLEINALLEGIKATSVSPGQNPDTNKKEIKTTAILNNGESVIIGGLIENKNESTVSKVPVLGDIPLLGGLFRNDATINRKNNLVVIVTPYMIPQSKDITYIRNQLTELKNLEDKYLEDSLIRLKENSLKKQLENQEREKKMKELDKDIKNINNSNKIQKYDTPKESNQKIDDFFKQFENNGQ; translated from the coding sequence ATGAGATTAATTAATGGATTTATATTACTTTGTATTTTGTTTATTAGCTTAAATGCACAGCAAACAGATGAGTTAATGGATATAAAATTTAAAGATTTAAAAGTAATGGAATTAATAAAAACAGTTTCTAAAATATTAAATAAAAATATTTTAATAACTGAAGATATACAAGGAAATGTTGACTTTGTATCTAATAAACAAATAAAAAAGTCTGATTTGATTAAGATTCTTGGATATGTTTTGGAAAGTAAAGGGTATTCTTTAGTTCAAAATGATGATATTTTAAGAATAGTAAAATTAAATGATAGTTCTAACAGTAATATTCCTGTAGTAAATAACAATTTAGAAGATGAACTTCATTGGATGGTAACAGAGGTATTTACTGTAAAAGGTACAGATGTTGATTATATAGCTTCAAAGATAAGACATCTAATCTCAAAAAATGCAAAAATGGTTACAAATAAAGACTCCAATGTTTTAGCGATAACAGACTTTAAAGATAATATTGATACATTAAAGAGTGTAGTTAATATTATGACCTCTGGAGCATATAAAGATACAGTAATCGTTGATTTGAAAAATATTGAAGTAAGTGAAGCTAAAAAAAGTTTAGATGAAATAGCAAAATCAAAATTTAATGACAAAGTTGAAACTCAAAAAGTTTCAATTATTGAAAATAAAAACAATAATTCTTTGGTTATTATTGGAGAAAAAGGAAATATAAACTATCTTGCCAAATATATTACTAATGTAGATAATGCAACATCTTTAATAAAAAGAGAAGTAAAAGTTTTTTCTTTGAAAAATGTTGAAGCTAGCAATATAATTAAAATTTTAGAAGGAATAGTTGAAAAAAAGGCTTACCCTGATCCAAATAAAAAACCTTTAATCTCTGTTGATGAAGAGACAAATGCAATAGTTGTTATGAGTCCTGCAGATGAATTAGAATATATAAAAACTTTAATATCTGAGTTAGACAAAGAAAAAGCACAAGTATATGTACAAGCAAGAATTATTGAAGTAAATGATGAAATGGTAAATAAAATTGGTATTCAATATGGAATCCTGGGTGGAACTGCCGGAAGCGATGGATTGGCTGCAATTTCAACAAACTTAAATGGTGGTTCAAATGCAGTAAATGAAGCTGTAAAAACTTTAGGAATTGATGTTGCCGGAATGAATATAAAATCAGGTTTGGCACTGGGAGCTAGTTTAAATCTTCTAAAACAAAATGGGGCTTTAGATATTGTTTCTGAGCCATCTATTTTAGCAGTTAATAATAAAGAGAGCTCAATATATGTTGGAGAGAAAATATCTATTCAAACTTCAAGTAGTGTGACTGATGGTGGAACAGAAAGAACAAATTATCAAAGAGAAGATGTTGGGCTTACTCTTAAAGTAAAACCTAGAATATCTAGTGATACAAAAGTTACATTAGAAATAAATGCATTATTAGAAGGTATTAAAGCCACTTCAGTTTCTCCTGGACAAAATCCTGATACAAATAAGAAAGAGATAAAAACTACAGCTATTTTAAATAATGGTGAAAGTGTAATAATTGGTGGGTTAATAGAAAATAAAAATGAATCAACAGTTTCAAAAGTACCGGTATTAGGAGATATACCTCTTTTAGGAGGATTATTTAGAAATGATGCAACTATAAATCGTAAAAATAATCTTGTAGTTATTGTAACTCCATATATGATTCCACAATCGAAAGATATTACTTATATTAGAAATCAACTAACAGAATTAAAAAATTTAGAAGATAAGTATTTAGAAGATTCTTTGATTAGATTAAAAGAAAATTCACTTAAAAAACAATTAGAAAATCAAGAAAGAGAAAAAAAAATGAAAGAGTTAGATAAAGATATAAAAAATATAAATAACTCTAATAAAATTCAAAAATATGATACTCCAAAAGAGTCTAATCAAAAAATTGATGATTTTTTTAAGCAATTTGAAAATAATGGACAATAG
- a CDS encoding type II secretion system F family protein yields MLFKYKGYDSTGLKVKAKLEASNIEEAKAKLKAKSIFYTSLEKEQSLIFSNIYFKRVKTINLLELSQLSRDLSIYLNSGISIIQAIDLLKQRYKNNNILGSFFESISTYLDEGKTFYQALENQTALRLPDFYKQSIKISENGGLLENVLMEMASFLKEQSKIKNQVIQAMAYPLFILVISFFMVGFILSFIVPKITGIFTQINQDLPLVTKIVIALGDFFQYNFYYIIIVIVFIVGTFIFLLKRSNNFLFAFDRFCLKIPFFSKIIEQSELSRFAYMNSVLIKSGIPIVQAINLSANILRNTVIKRVFVEASKSVVEGKKLSVLLANNKIYKIDEAFIHSISIGEDTSRLSQILSNLASIYNEANKDKISIFLSLLEPIFMLIVGTIIGFIVIAMLLPIFSMNLG; encoded by the coding sequence ATGCTTTTTAAATACAAAGGTTATGATTCAACTGGTTTAAAAGTAAAAGCAAAATTAGAAGCTTCAAATATTGAAGAAGCAAAAGCAAAGTTAAAAGCAAAATCTATTTTTTATACTTCTTTAGAAAAAGAGCAAAGTCTGATATTCTCTAATATTTATTTTAAGAGAGTAAAAACTATAAATTTACTTGAATTATCACAATTAAGTAGAGATTTAAGTATATATTTAAATTCCGGAATTTCTATTATTCAAGCAATAGATTTGTTGAAACAAAGATATAAAAATAATAATATTTTGGGATCTTTTTTTGAATCAATTTCAACTTATTTGGATGAGGGTAAAACATTTTATCAAGCTTTAGAAAATCAAACTGCTTTAAGGCTTCCAGATTTTTACAAGCAATCTATAAAAATAAGTGAAAATGGAGGTTTACTAGAAAATGTTTTAATGGAAATGGCAAGTTTTTTAAAAGAACAAAGTAAGATAAAAAATCAGGTTATCCAAGCTATGGCATACCCTCTTTTTATACTAGTTATTTCATTTTTTATGGTTGGGTTTATTCTTAGTTTTATTGTTCCAAAGATTACAGGTATATTTACTCAGATAAACCAAGATTTACCTTTGGTTACAAAAATTGTAATAGCTTTAGGTGATTTTTTTCAATATAACTTTTATTATATAATCATAGTAATAGTATTTATAGTTGGAACCTTTATATTTCTTTTAAAAAGGTCAAATAATTTTTTATTTGCATTTGATAGATTTTGTTTAAAAATACCATTTTTTTCAAAGATAATAGAACAAAGTGAATTATCAAGATTTGCTTATATGAATTCTGTACTTATAAAATCTGGGATACCAATAGTTCAAGCCATAAATCTAAGTGCAAATATACTTAGAAACACTGTTATTAAAAGAGTTTTTGTTGAAGCATCAAAAAGTGTTGTTGAAGGGAAGAAACTATCAGTTTTATTAGCAAATAATAAGATATATAAAATAGACGAAGCTTTTATACATTCTATTTCTATTGGAGAAGATACAAGTAGATTATCCCAAATTTTAAGTAATTTGGCAAGTATTTATAATGAAGCTAATAAAGATAAGATAAGTATATTTTTATCTCTCTTAGAACCTATTTTTATGCTTATTGTAGGCACTATTATAGGGTTTATTGTTATTGCAATGTTGTTACCAATTTTCTCTATGAATTTAGGATAA
- the gspG gene encoding type II secretion system major pseudopilin GspG codes for MKQAFSLMEIMVVVIILGLLASFVLPNLMGKSEEAKNKIVCIQMKSVAETIKMYRLDNSEYPRTEEGLKALISKNYFEDGRIPKDAWTNEFIYILVDNNNFELISLGADKKENTQDDIYFSKCNK; via the coding sequence TTGAAGCAAGCGTTTTCATTAATGGAAATTATGGTTGTTGTTATTATACTTGGATTGTTAGCATCTTTCGTGTTACCAAATTTAATGGGTAAGAGTGAGGAGGCAAAGAATAAAATCGTATGCATTCAAATGAAAAGTGTGGCTGAAACAATAAAAATGTATAGATTAGATAATTCAGAATATCCAAGAACAGAAGAAGGATTAAAAGCCTTGATAAGTAAAAATTATTTTGAAGATGGTAGAATACCAAAAGATGCTTGGACTAATGAATTTATTTATATTCTTGTTGATAATAATAATTTTGAACTAATTTCATTGGGAGCTGATAAAAAAGAGAATACACAAGATGATATATACTTCTCAAAATGTAATAAATAA